In one Arthrobacter jinronghuae genomic region, the following are encoded:
- a CDS encoding FtsK/SpoIIIE family DNA translocase — MATRTSPAARSGASGRTTARSAGGSSSKTSGKSSPRGGSGGRGTSVSRQAPPDQLPLPLRAVESAWMGISRLAGAGVRKLGTDVSPEREIRRDGTGFFLILLALAVATVEWWALRGPVADVIHAGAAGTFGWMAVVLPFMLTAGAVRLFRYPERHRANSRISIGLVIMLLAGSGITHIAGGLPALSDGFDRLWASGGIVGFLVAGPLSAALTQWPVLLLLALLVFVSVLIITATPFRHIPLRLRALYEHLMGQDLDPDDPEAHDQSYLYGSPKPEKVRKPRKTRREKEAEAAAVQDGFAGDEAFERALLQDEEDEAAAAAAAAAPAVPPGVRRPTQSELATQKIRRNQGLPVDGGTDAAEPPTEAISTVPGATEVLNLAAVPPVAPVPSRPVQPVPPATPIPQRTEQLQLSGDITYTLPPSDFLPPGPPAKERSEANDAVVAALTHTLEQFNVDAKVTGFSRGPTVTRYEIELGEGTKVERVTALSKNIAYAVASSDVRILSPIPGKSAIGIEIPNADKEVVALGDVLRSNSARKTEHPMVMGVGKDVEGGFVVANLAKMPHLLVAGATGAGKSSFVNSMITSILMRSTPDEVRMVMVDPKRVELTAYEGVPHLITPIITNPKKAAEALQWVVREMDTRYDDLANFGFKHIDDFNKAVRNGKVVPPAGSKRVIRAYPYLLVIVDELADLMMVAPRDVEDSIVRITQLARAAGIHLVLATQRPSVDVVTGLIKANVPSRMAFATSSVTDSRVVLDQPGAEKLLGQGDALFLPMGSNKPIRVQGAWVTESEIHRVVEHVKGQLQAVYREDVAVTAPKKQIDDDIGDDLDVLLQATELVVTTQFGSTSMLQRKLRVGFAKAGRLMDLLESRGVVGPSEGSKARDVLVKPDDLAATLAAISGGEAPAPSGGAGAAALAENANANHGFDPAGPTDLVAADLEGRPQASDYHDDAEDPDGSEDAWNLTGR; from the coding sequence ATGGCGACTCGTACTTCCCCTGCCGCACGCAGCGGTGCCTCCGGCCGGACAACGGCCCGGAGCGCCGGCGGCAGCTCAAGCAAGACATCAGGCAAGTCCAGTCCGCGCGGCGGATCCGGGGGCCGGGGGACCTCCGTCTCGCGCCAGGCGCCCCCGGACCAGCTGCCGCTGCCGCTGCGCGCGGTGGAGAGCGCCTGGATGGGCATCTCCCGCCTCGCCGGGGCCGGCGTCCGCAAGCTCGGCACGGACGTCTCACCCGAGCGTGAAATCCGCCGCGACGGGACCGGATTCTTCCTGATCCTGCTCGCCCTTGCCGTTGCCACCGTCGAGTGGTGGGCCCTGCGCGGTCCCGTCGCCGACGTGATCCATGCCGGCGCGGCCGGAACCTTCGGCTGGATGGCCGTGGTGCTGCCCTTCATGCTCACCGCCGGCGCAGTCCGCCTGTTCCGCTACCCGGAGCGGCACCGCGCCAACAGCAGGATCAGCATCGGCCTCGTGATCATGCTGCTGGCCGGCTCCGGCATCACGCACATTGCCGGCGGCTTGCCCGCCTTGTCTGACGGTTTCGACCGGCTCTGGGCCTCCGGAGGCATCGTCGGCTTCCTTGTGGCCGGGCCGTTGTCCGCCGCACTGACCCAGTGGCCCGTGCTGCTCCTTCTGGCATTGCTGGTGTTCGTGAGCGTCCTGATCATCACCGCCACGCCCTTCCGCCACATACCGCTGCGCCTGCGGGCACTGTATGAACACCTGATGGGCCAGGACCTGGACCCCGATGATCCTGAGGCACACGACCAGAGCTACCTCTACGGCTCGCCGAAGCCGGAAAAGGTCCGCAAGCCCCGCAAGACCCGGCGTGAGAAAGAAGCCGAGGCAGCCGCCGTGCAGGACGGCTTCGCCGGCGATGAAGCGTTTGAACGCGCGCTGCTGCAGGACGAAGAGGACGAGGCAGCCGCGGCCGCTGCCGCCGCCGCACCGGCGGTACCCCCGGGAGTCCGGCGTCCCACCCAGTCCGAACTGGCTACGCAGAAGATCCGGCGCAACCAGGGCCTGCCCGTCGACGGCGGCACGGACGCCGCAGAGCCGCCCACCGAGGCCATCAGTACGGTCCCCGGCGCCACCGAAGTCCTGAACCTGGCAGCCGTTCCGCCCGTAGCACCCGTGCCTTCCCGGCCGGTCCAGCCGGTGCCGCCGGCCACGCCCATCCCGCAGCGCACCGAGCAGCTGCAGCTTTCCGGCGACATCACCTACACGCTGCCGCCGTCGGACTTCCTGCCCCCGGGACCGCCGGCAAAGGAACGCTCCGAAGCGAACGACGCCGTCGTCGCGGCCCTGACGCACACCCTCGAGCAGTTCAACGTGGACGCCAAGGTCACCGGGTTCTCCCGCGGCCCGACGGTGACCCGCTACGAGATCGAACTCGGCGAAGGCACCAAAGTGGAACGCGTCACCGCGTTGTCCAAGAACATTGCCTACGCCGTGGCGAGCTCCGACGTACGCATCCTCTCGCCCATTCCGGGCAAATCCGCCATCGGCATTGAAATCCCCAACGCGGACAAGGAAGTAGTTGCCCTGGGCGATGTCCTGCGGTCAAACTCCGCACGGAAGACCGAACACCCCATGGTCATGGGCGTCGGCAAGGACGTCGAAGGCGGCTTCGTGGTCGCCAACCTGGCCAAGATGCCCCACCTGCTGGTGGCCGGCGCCACCGGTGCGGGTAAATCCTCCTTCGTGAACTCGATGATCACGTCCATCCTCATGCGCTCCACACCTGATGAAGTGCGCATGGTGATGGTGGACCCCAAGCGTGTGGAACTGACCGCCTATGAAGGCGTGCCGCACCTGATCACCCCGATCATTACCAACCCGAAGAAGGCCGCGGAAGCGCTCCAGTGGGTGGTCCGCGAAATGGACACCCGCTACGACGACCTCGCGAACTTCGGCTTCAAGCACATCGACGACTTCAACAAGGCCGTGCGCAACGGCAAGGTGGTGCCCCCGGCCGGATCCAAGCGGGTCATCCGGGCCTACCCGTACCTGCTGGTGATCGTGGACGAGCTCGCCGACCTCATGATGGTCGCCCCGCGGGACGTCGAAGACTCCATTGTGCGCATCACCCAGCTTGCCCGCGCCGCCGGCATCCACCTGGTGCTGGCCACCCAGCGGCCCTCCGTCGACGTCGTCACCGGTCTGATCAAGGCGAACGTCCCCTCCCGCATGGCGTTCGCCACCTCCTCGGTGACCGACTCCCGCGTGGTGCTGGACCAGCCCGGCGCCGAAAAGCTCCTGGGCCAGGGCGATGCCCTGTTCCTGCCGATGGGCTCCAACAAGCCCATCCGCGTGCAGGGCGCCTGGGTTACCGAGTCCGAGATCCACCGGGTCGTTGAGCACGTCAAGGGCCAGCTGCAGGCCGTCTACCGCGAAGACGTAGCGGTCACGGCGCCGAAGAAGCAGATCGACGACGACATCGGAGACGACCTCGACGTCCTGCTGCAGGCAACCGAACTCGTGGTGACCACGCAGTTCGGTTCCACCTCCATGCTCCAGCGCAAGCTGCGCGTGGGCTTCGCGAAGGCCGGCCGGCTCATGGACCTGCTGGAATCCCGCGGCGTGGTGGGACCGTCCGAGGGTTCGAAGGCCCGCGACGTTCTCGTGAAGCCGGATGACCTGGCCGCCACCCTCGCTGCCATCAGCGGAGGTGAAGCCCCGGCCCCGTCCGGGGGAGCCGGAGCCGCAGCGCTGGCGGAGAACGCCAATGCCAACCACGGCTTCGACCCTGCCGGACCGACGGACCTTGTGGCCGCAGACCTGGAGGGCAGGCCGCAGGCGAGCGACTACCACGACGACGCGGAGGACCCGGACGGTTCCGAAGACGCCTGGAACCTCACCGGCCGGTGA
- the pgsA gene encoding CDP-diacylglycerol--glycerol-3-phosphate 3-phosphatidyltransferase, translating to MSNSPTDRVPTLNIANALTVARILMVPLFIWFLASDDGRDGLFRWLAVATFAVAIYTDKLDGDIARSRGLITDFGKIADPIADKLLIGSALVMLSLLGELWWWVTIVILVRELGITLMRFVVIRYGVMAASRGGKLKTVVQTFAIFVFLLPLTAWLGAWAWWIGAVFMAAALVITVVTGVDYVLQAVKLRRAGKRA from the coding sequence GTGAGCAATTCTCCTACCGATAGGGTTCCGACCCTCAATATCGCCAATGCCCTGACGGTGGCGCGGATCCTGATGGTTCCGCTCTTTATCTGGTTCCTTGCGTCCGACGACGGCCGTGACGGCCTGTTCCGCTGGCTCGCCGTGGCAACCTTCGCCGTCGCCATCTACACCGACAAGCTCGACGGCGATATTGCCCGCAGCCGCGGGCTGATTACCGACTTCGGCAAAATCGCCGATCCTATTGCCGACAAGCTGCTGATCGGTTCGGCGCTGGTGATGCTTTCCCTGCTGGGCGAGCTGTGGTGGTGGGTGACCATCGTTATCCTGGTCCGCGAACTGGGTATCACGCTCATGCGCTTCGTCGTGATCCGGTACGGCGTTATGGCCGCCTCCCGGGGCGGCAAGCTCAAGACCGTCGTCCAGACCTTCGCCATCTTTGTGTTCCTGCTTCCGCTGACTGCTTGGCTGGGTGCCTGGGCATGGTGGATCGGAGCCGTCTTCATGGCCGCCGCGCTCGTCATCACGGTCGTCACGGGCGTCGATTACGTCCTGCAGGCCGTCAAGCTGCGCCGCGCCGGCAAGCGCGCATGA
- the recA gene encoding recombinase RecA yields the protein MAAPADRAKALEAALAQIDKQYGKGSIMRLGDEVRAPAETISTSSVALDVALGIGGLPRGRVVEIYGPESSGKTTLALHVVANAQKNGGIAAFIDAEHALDPIYAAKLGVDTDSLLVSQPDTGEQALEIMDMLIGSGSVDVVVIDSVAALVPRAEIEGDMGDSHVGLQARLMSQALRKIAGRLSHTNTTAIFINQLREKIGVFFGSPETTTGGKALKFYASVRIDVRRIETLKEGTNPVGNRTRAKIVKNKMAPPFKQAEFDIMYGVGISREGGLIDMGVEHGLVKKSGAWFTYDGDQLGQGKENSRNFLKDNPDLADELERRIREKLGIGVPAAEEPAVPKLKAVGKDS from the coding sequence ATGGCTGCTCCAGCCGACCGCGCAAAAGCCCTAGAGGCAGCGCTGGCCCAGATTGACAAGCAATACGGCAAGGGCTCGATCATGCGCCTGGGCGACGAAGTGCGTGCCCCCGCCGAAACCATTTCCACCAGCTCCGTCGCTTTGGATGTTGCGCTGGGTATCGGCGGCCTGCCGCGCGGCCGCGTGGTGGAGATCTACGGACCGGAATCTTCCGGTAAGACCACCCTGGCCCTCCACGTCGTCGCCAATGCGCAGAAGAACGGCGGCATTGCGGCCTTCATCGACGCCGAGCACGCTCTGGACCCCATCTATGCAGCCAAGCTGGGCGTGGATACGGACTCGCTGCTCGTTTCGCAGCCGGACACCGGCGAGCAGGCCCTGGAAATCATGGACATGCTGATCGGCTCCGGTTCGGTCGACGTCGTGGTCATTGACTCCGTTGCCGCACTGGTTCCGCGTGCCGAAATCGAAGGCGACATGGGCGACAGCCACGTTGGCCTGCAGGCCCGCCTGATGAGCCAGGCACTCCGTAAGATCGCCGGCCGCCTGAGCCACACCAATACCACCGCAATCTTCATCAACCAGCTGCGTGAAAAGATCGGTGTCTTCTTCGGCAGCCCGGAAACCACCACCGGTGGCAAGGCGCTGAAGTTCTACGCTTCGGTCCGCATCGACGTCCGCCGCATCGAGACGCTGAAGGAAGGCACCAACCCGGTCGGTAACCGTACGCGTGCCAAGATCGTCAAGAACAAGATGGCTCCGCCCTTCAAGCAGGCCGAGTTCGACATCATGTACGGCGTCGGCATTTCCCGCGAGGGCGGACTGATTGACATGGGCGTGGAACACGGCCTGGTCAAAAAGTCCGGTGCCTGGTTCACCTATGACGGTGACCAGCTGGGCCAGGGCAAGGAAAACTCGCGCAACTTCCTGAAGGACAACCCCGATCTGGCGGACGAGCTGGAGCGCCGTATCCGTGAAAAGCTCGGAATCGGCGTTCCTGCCGCTGAAGAGCCAGCAGTGCCGAAGCTGAAGGCAGTCGGAAAGGACTCCTAG
- a CDS encoding helix-turn-helix domain-containing protein, with amino-acid sequence MVKQPVSVNGVIRWRDVGLAEDAHREPKERKMVVLRHEIGDVLRDVRQRQGRTLREVSHSARVSLGYLSEVERGQKEASSELLSSICTALDVPLSLMLREVSDRVANAEGVAIPDTVPSEFSREFAREFPEDLARDLARTS; translated from the coding sequence ATGGTTAAGCAACCCGTATCCGTGAACGGCGTGATCCGCTGGCGGGATGTAGGGTTGGCGGAAGACGCACACCGGGAGCCTAAGGAGCGCAAGATGGTAGTTCTTCGTCACGAGATTGGTGATGTTCTCCGCGACGTGCGCCAGCGCCAGGGCCGGACCCTGCGCGAGGTGTCGCATAGCGCCCGCGTTTCTCTCGGCTACCTGAGCGAGGTTGAGCGCGGACAGAAGGAAGCATCATCGGAACTTCTGTCTTCAATCTGCACCGCCCTCGATGTGCCCCTGTCCCTGATGCTCCGAGAGGTCAGCGACCGGGTGGCAAACGCCGAAGGCGTTGCCATTCCAGACACCGTGCCATCTGAGTTTTCCCGGGAGTTCGCCCGCGAATTCCCCGAAGACCTGGCACGGGACCTGGCCCGCACATCCTAA
- a CDS encoding MarR family winged helix-turn-helix transcriptional regulator — MTETSGPADSPTGDASPPSGSEPDKDTAIEDLEQELSVLWRRARASSHRIAREVHPEMEPSAYGLMVLLHQQGPMRLTDLAAAVGVGKPSLSRQVAMLQALGLVEKHADPEDGRAQPINLTEVGAARLEGTATARKEHFRRTWTGWEAEELHTLVRLLHKLNASVRPAGDQPEDEPSGPDGS, encoded by the coding sequence ATGACCGAGACATCCGGTCCCGCCGATTCACCCACCGGCGACGCTTCTCCCCCCTCCGGTTCCGAGCCGGACAAGGACACGGCAATAGAGGACCTTGAGCAGGAGCTCAGCGTGCTGTGGCGCCGCGCCCGGGCCAGCTCCCACCGGATCGCCCGGGAGGTCCACCCCGAGATGGAACCTTCGGCCTACGGGCTGATGGTCCTGCTCCATCAGCAGGGTCCCATGCGCCTGACGGACCTGGCCGCAGCGGTCGGTGTGGGTAAGCCCTCCCTCAGCAGGCAGGTAGCTATGCTGCAGGCGCTGGGGCTCGTGGAAAAACATGCTGACCCGGAGGACGGAAGGGCGCAGCCCATCAATCTCACCGAGGTTGGTGCTGCCCGTCTGGAAGGTACGGCCACCGCCCGCAAAGAGCACTTCCGGCGTACCTGGACGGGGTGGGAAGCCGAGGAACTCCATACCCTGGTCCGACTGCTGCACAAACTGAATGCTTCCGTCCGGCCAGCCGGGGATCAACCGGAGGACGAGCCTTCCGGCCCGGACGGCAGCTAG
- a CDS encoding CinA family protein, with protein MSNAPAAVLAVEVLAAAREAGQTVATAESLTAGMLCAELGSVPGASAVLQGGVVAYQNGIKLSVLGVPAELLAEAGSVDGRVAEHMAAGARRVLGADVGVSTTGVAGPEAHDGKPVGTVFVGIATSEGTSFREFLFPGDRTAIRTAACSEALSMLASALEDR; from the coding sequence ATGAGCAACGCGCCTGCCGCCGTCCTGGCGGTCGAGGTTCTGGCCGCAGCCCGGGAGGCAGGGCAGACCGTAGCCACTGCCGAGTCGCTTACTGCGGGCATGCTTTGCGCCGAACTGGGGTCCGTCCCCGGCGCTTCCGCGGTTTTGCAGGGCGGCGTGGTTGCGTATCAAAATGGAATCAAGCTGTCCGTCCTCGGGGTTCCGGCCGAGCTCCTGGCCGAAGCCGGATCCGTTGACGGGAGGGTGGCTGAGCACATGGCAGCCGGGGCGCGGCGTGTTCTCGGCGCCGACGTCGGGGTCTCCACCACCGGCGTCGCCGGGCCTGAGGCGCACGACGGCAAACCGGTTGGTACCGTGTTCGTGGGGATCGCTACTTCGGAAGGGACTTCCTTCCGGGAGTTTCTGTTCCCGGGGGACCGGACGGCCATCCGAACGGCGGCATGCAGTGAAGCACTCTCCATGCTGGCGTCAGCCCTGGAAGACCGCTAG
- a CDS encoding DUF3046 domain-containing protein translates to MRISDFWRLMDDEFGAAYSRVLAADLVLGQLGGVTAAQALDKGMEPKSVWLAVCEIQDVPPERRLGRDIKPKAN, encoded by the coding sequence ATGCGTATCAGCGATTTCTGGCGGCTTATGGATGACGAGTTCGGTGCGGCCTACTCCCGGGTCCTGGCCGCGGATCTGGTGCTCGGCCAACTCGGAGGGGTCACGGCTGCGCAGGCCTTGGACAAGGGCATGGAACCCAAATCCGTATGGCTGGCGGTATGCGAGATCCAGGACGTTCCACCCGAACGCCGGCTGGGCCGCGACATCAAGCCCAAGGCAAACTAG